GCCGCCCGCGCTCCGCCGAGCGCCACCACGTGGCTCAGGACCTGGGTGCCGAGCCGCGCCAGCAGGGCCTTCGCCAGCGCGCCGGCGGCGACGCGGGCCGCGGTCTCCCGGGCGCTGGCCCGCTCGAGCACGTCCCGGGCGTCGTCGAACCCGTACTTCTGCATGCCGACCAGGTCGGCGTGGCCGGGTCGGGGCTGGCGCAGGGGCCGCTCGGTGCGGCCCGGCGCCGGCGACATCTCGTCCTCCCACTTCGGCCACTCGGTGTTGCGGATCACGACCGCGACCGGGGAGCCGAGGGTGCGGCCGTGGCGGACCCCGCCGAGGAACTCGACGTCGTCGCGCTCGAGCCGCATGCGGGGCCCCCGGCCGAAGCCCAGCCGTCGGCGGGCCAGCTCGCCCGCGACGTCCTCGATCGTGATCGGCAGACCGGCGGGAAGTCCCTCGACGATGACCACGAGGGCAGGCCCGTGGGACTCCCCCGCGGTCAGGAAGCGCAGCACGCGGGACTCCTTCGGACGAGCGCCGACCGCGGCGCTCGCGGCGAGCGGTCAGCCCAGGATACCGGCGGGAGCGGGCCGACCCGGGGACAGTTCAGCCCAGCAGGCGGCCGCTCGGCGCGGCCAGGATGACGACCATGGCGCCGGCGGCGAGGAAGGGCCCGTAGGAGAGCGCGGTGTCGGCCCGCACGCGGCGAGCGGCGAGCGCGACGAGCGCGAAGCCGGCCGCGAGGAGGACCCCGACCGCGAACCCGTTGAGGACCGCCTCCACCGACCGCCACCCGAGCGCCAGCCCGAGCACCGCCGCCAGCGTCACGTCGCCGCCCCCGAGCGCGGCCGGGTTCACGAGCCGCAGCACGAAGAAGACGGCGTACGCGCCGGCGGCGCAGAGCACGGCGCGCACGAGCGCGTCACCGTCGTGATTCAGGCCCGCCGCCAGCCCGAACAGCGCCAGGGCGGCGAGCGCGAGCGGCCACACGATCCGGCGCGGCAGCAGCCGCTGGCGGAGGTCCACGACCGTGAGCGCCACGAGGCCGGCGCCGACGACCAGGTACGGGGGGAGGTCCCAGGAGGTCCCCACCCGCGCCGCCAGCCCGGCCCAGAGCGCGGCGGTGCCGACGACCATCGCCCGCCCCCACCATTGGTGGA
This genomic interval from Acidimicrobiia bacterium contains the following:
- a CDS encoding A24 family peptidase; the encoded protein is MNAALVAGCGVAGAAAAVWLPVDVVASDDGRTVADGPRPMPGTVLHQWWGRAMVVGTAALWAGLAARVGTSWDLPPYLVVGAGLVALTVVDLRQRLLPRRIVWPLALAALALFGLAAGLNHDGDALVRAVLCAAGAYAVFFVLRLVNPAALGGGDVTLAAVLGLALGWRSVEAVLNGFAVGVLLAAGFALVALAARRVRADTALSYGPFLAAGAMVVILAAPSGRLLG